The following proteins are encoded in a genomic region of Streptomyces collinus Tu 365:
- the metG gene encoding methionine--tRNA ligase — MPSTHSSYYVTTPIYYVNDAPHLGHAYTTVAGDVLTRWHRQRGERVWYLTGTDEHGQKIQRTAEANGVTPRQWADRLVTDAWQPLWDHLGIANDDFIRTTQQRHTDRVQEFVQDLYDKGEIYKGGYEGPYCVDCEEYKLPGELIDGEGEYAGRKLCPIHKRPVEILKEENYFFRLSEYGDRLLAHYEANPGFIQPESARNEVVNFVRGGLQDLSISRSTFDWGVPVPWDHQHVIYVWVDALLNYATAAGYNENPEKFADTFPADVHLVGKDILRFHAVIWPAMLMAQGLPLPGRIAANGWLMVGGEKMSKSNLTGIRPQDLTSHFGVDAYRWYFLRAIAFGQDGSFSWEDFTARYTSELANGYGNLASRVAAMVGTYFGGTLPAATADGEAEAAVHAGLVRAVAEADRRIGDELDFQGGILAVFDFVKQVNGYLTEQEPWKVAKDESEQGRARLATVLYTAAESLRAVAVLLNPVMPGTSRKLWDSLGAEASLGALAEQRVQDAGRWGTLPAGSTVTKGAILFPRLEEKPAV, encoded by the coding sequence ATGCCCTCGACGCATTCGTCGTACTACGTCACCACCCCGATCTACTACGTCAACGACGCGCCCCACCTCGGCCACGCCTACACCACGGTGGCCGGCGACGTGCTCACCCGCTGGCACCGCCAGCGCGGTGAGCGGGTGTGGTACCTCACCGGCACGGACGAGCACGGCCAGAAGATCCAGCGCACGGCCGAGGCGAACGGGGTGACGCCCCGGCAGTGGGCGGACAGGCTCGTCACCGATGCCTGGCAGCCGCTCTGGGACCACCTGGGGATCGCGAACGACGACTTCATCCGCACCACGCAGCAGCGGCACACCGACCGCGTCCAGGAGTTCGTGCAGGACCTGTACGACAAGGGCGAGATCTACAAGGGCGGCTACGAGGGCCCGTACTGCGTCGACTGCGAGGAGTACAAGCTCCCGGGTGAACTGATCGACGGCGAGGGCGAGTACGCGGGCCGGAAGCTGTGCCCGATCCACAAGCGGCCGGTGGAGATCCTCAAGGAGGAGAACTACTTCTTCCGGCTGAGCGAGTACGGCGACCGGCTCCTCGCCCACTACGAGGCGAACCCCGGTTTCATCCAGCCCGAGTCCGCGCGCAACGAGGTGGTGAACTTCGTCCGCGGTGGCCTGCAGGACCTCTCCATCTCCCGCTCGACGTTCGACTGGGGCGTCCCGGTCCCCTGGGACCACCAGCACGTGATCTACGTGTGGGTCGACGCGCTGCTGAACTACGCGACGGCGGCCGGCTACAACGAGAACCCGGAGAAGTTCGCGGACACCTTCCCGGCCGACGTCCACCTCGTCGGCAAGGACATCCTCCGTTTCCACGCGGTGATCTGGCCGGCGATGCTGATGGCCCAGGGCCTGCCGCTGCCCGGCAGGATCGCCGCCAACGGCTGGCTGATGGTCGGCGGCGAGAAGATGTCGAAGTCCAACCTGACCGGCATCAGGCCGCAGGACCTCACCTCGCACTTCGGCGTGGACGCCTACCGCTGGTACTTCCTGCGCGCCATCGCCTTCGGCCAGGACGGCTCCTTCTCCTGGGAGGACTTCACCGCCCGCTACACGAGCGAACTGGCGAACGGCTACGGCAACCTCGCCTCGCGCGTGGCCGCCATGGTCGGCACGTACTTCGGCGGGACCCTGCCCGCGGCCACCGCGGACGGCGAGGCGGAGGCGGCGGTCCACGCGGGTCTCGTCCGGGCGGTCGCCGAGGCCGACCGGCGGATCGGCGACGAACTGGACTTCCAGGGCGGCATCCTGGCCGTCTTCGACTTCGTCAAGCAGGTCAACGGCTACCTCACCGAACAGGAACCGTGGAAGGTGGCCAAGGACGAGTCGGAGCAGGGCCGGGCCCGCCTCGCGACCGTCCTCTACACGGCCGCCGAGTCGCTGCGCGCGGTCGCCGTGCTGCTCAACCCGGTCATGCCGGGGACCTCGCGCAAGCTGTGGGACTCGCTCGGCGCGGAGGCGTCCCTGGGCGCCCTGGCCGAGCAGCGGGTCCAGGACGCGGGCCGGTGGGGCACCCTGCCGGCGGGCTCGACCGTCACCAAGGGCGCGATCCTCTTCCCGCGCCTGGAGGAGAAGCCGGCCGTCTGA
- a CDS encoding FG-GAP repeat domain-containing protein yields MGRHAPRRRGAAAAVSSFAVALAAVSAAVLPGGGASAEPGTPAAGTTEITLTDPNSTRPRTDRPLVAGASGFLHRQSGIAGLLWTDHATGTTVVVGTADGAYAPVGACANLGSTTCPEAWYGSDGDLVALPQAGSVSLWDPETRTTSVLTSDQAYRGLAGRTVLTERALHDRVDGAWRSRALAPAGTRITSGSVKAADAHGALFQVGTDLYHLDTGTAVATEVFEAVGARPVTVMSDDRVGVYDLGSGDLRLKSRTDPGGVEQVLDLPAPGGYLEGAPVLVGDWLLLPLSGGIGSGTGVRLAAVSLADGSSRTLLAKAGAYAVRASGDSALVTGGTDAADWWTQRVTQSADGSLTATKAAQVPAPENAKTGLALSRGSLRVAEDDPSGTTDTTSVRTLTTTGGRLTASEPQPGDRISPVCPYAGADCSVLWGNSGDGPRDAFLTTYDDAGIAGESDRLIAMKDGSSDHTLEFRTRGGTVVDVSDGYAVYNSGGASPAQYVGEFGQGQKLKRSVRAAALNGPTLWSATATAAELTSYDIATGRTGATVTVPGLGCVPDELQAAGRWVYWACGDDSAGVYDTKAGTSRAVTGGDVLLGDGFTVRHDHAVGTLVLTEAATGATRVIATTVQDTGLAVDRRFKWTVDEYTGLVAWTDLYERTHVATTGVTPSAVTAFESGTPSYVDPGTPFEGSWLLSRPVTSWSLTFASVQSGAKGRVSDTITGGASPARVAAHWSGTTATNVRFPNGMFTWTLKATGTGTAGAVTVASGEGFLSRGAPVRHDFTSPDGPDGRGDLLTLNSSGGLTFQAGTGTGRFGDKTTGTGWATSVRAVPFGDLDGDRCNDVLVRLSSGALRLYKPGCGKAVTPKTSYTTLASSGWTQYDVLTSPGDVTGDGRPDLISRAASTGTVYLHKGTADGKLAARVKLYDNWKGYKKVIGAGDLNGDGIGDLLAQDKANTLYRFDGRGDGTFAARAKVFADWGASYNAVVGVGDLTDDGRADLVSRDSGGNVYRNSGDGKGSFGARTKIATGWGGYTSLS; encoded by the coding sequence GTGGGCAGACACGCCCCCCGACGGCGCGGCGCGGCCGCGGCCGTCTCCTCGTTCGCGGTCGCCCTGGCGGCCGTGTCCGCCGCCGTCCTGCCGGGCGGCGGCGCCTCGGCCGAACCGGGCACCCCGGCGGCCGGCACCACCGAGATCACACTGACCGACCCCAACTCCACCCGCCCGCGCACCGACCGGCCCCTGGTCGCCGGCGCGAGCGGATTCCTGCACCGGCAGAGCGGGATCGCCGGGCTGCTGTGGACGGATCACGCCACCGGCACCACCGTGGTCGTCGGCACGGCGGACGGCGCCTACGCGCCGGTCGGCGCGTGCGCGAACCTGGGCTCGACGACCTGCCCGGAGGCCTGGTACGGCTCCGACGGCGACCTGGTCGCGCTGCCGCAGGCCGGCTCGGTGTCCCTCTGGGACCCGGAGACCCGGACGACGTCGGTCCTCACCTCCGACCAGGCGTACCGCGGACTTGCCGGGCGGACCGTGCTCACCGAGCGGGCGCTGCACGACCGGGTGGACGGCGCGTGGCGCTCCCGCGCCCTCGCGCCCGCCGGCACGCGGATCACCTCGGGTTCCGTCAAGGCCGCCGACGCGCACGGCGCGTTGTTCCAGGTGGGCACCGACCTGTACCACCTGGACACCGGCACGGCCGTCGCCACCGAGGTGTTCGAGGCCGTGGGCGCCCGCCCGGTCACCGTCATGAGCGACGACCGCGTCGGCGTGTACGACCTCGGCTCCGGTGACCTGCGCCTGAAGTCGCGCACGGACCCGGGCGGCGTCGAGCAGGTGCTGGACCTGCCCGCGCCGGGCGGCTACCTGGAGGGCGCCCCGGTCCTCGTCGGCGACTGGCTGCTGCTGCCGCTGTCCGGCGGCATCGGCAGCGGGACCGGCGTCCGCCTGGCCGCCGTGTCCCTCGCCGACGGCTCGTCGCGCACCCTGCTGGCCAAGGCCGGCGCGTACGCGGTCCGCGCCTCCGGCGACAGCGCCCTGGTCACCGGCGGCACCGACGCCGCCGACTGGTGGACCCAGCGGGTGACCCAGTCCGCCGACGGCTCGCTGACCGCGACGAAGGCGGCGCAGGTCCCCGCGCCGGAGAACGCCAAGACGGGCCTCGCGCTCAGCCGCGGCAGTCTGCGCGTCGCCGAGGACGACCCGAGCGGCACCACGGACACCACCTCGGTGCGCACGCTCACCACGACCGGCGGCCGGCTGACCGCCTCCGAGCCGCAGCCCGGCGACAGGATCAGCCCCGTGTGTCCCTACGCCGGAGCCGACTGCTCGGTGCTGTGGGGCAACAGCGGCGACGGCCCGCGTGACGCCTTCCTCACCACGTACGACGACGCCGGCATCGCCGGCGAGTCGGACCGGCTGATCGCGATGAAGGACGGCTCCTCCGACCACACCCTGGAGTTCCGTACCCGGGGCGGCACCGTCGTCGACGTCTCCGACGGCTACGCCGTCTACAACTCCGGCGGCGCGTCCCCGGCGCAGTACGTCGGCGAGTTCGGGCAGGGCCAGAAGCTGAAGCGGTCCGTGCGCGCCGCCGCGCTGAACGGCCCCACGCTGTGGAGCGCCACGGCCACCGCCGCCGAACTCACCTCGTACGACATCGCCACGGGCCGGACGGGGGCCACGGTCACCGTGCCCGGCCTCGGCTGTGTGCCGGACGAACTGCAGGCGGCCGGCCGCTGGGTGTACTGGGCGTGCGGCGACGACTCGGCGGGCGTGTACGACACCAAGGCGGGCACGTCCCGCGCGGTGACCGGGGGCGACGTGCTGCTGGGCGACGGCTTCACCGTCCGGCACGACCACGCCGTCGGCACCCTGGTCCTGACCGAGGCGGCCACCGGCGCCACCCGGGTGATCGCCACGACCGTCCAGGACACCGGCCTCGCCGTGGACCGCCGCTTCAAGTGGACCGTGGACGAGTACACGGGCCTGGTCGCCTGGACCGACCTGTACGAGCGGACGCACGTCGCCACCACCGGCGTCACGCCGTCGGCCGTGACGGCCTTCGAGTCCGGGACGCCGAGTTACGTCGACCCCGGCACGCCGTTCGAGGGCTCGTGGCTGCTGTCCCGTCCGGTCACCTCCTGGTCGCTGACGTTCGCCTCCGTGCAGAGCGGCGCGAAGGGCAGGGTGAGCGACACGATCACCGGGGGCGCGTCCCCGGCCCGGGTGGCGGCGCACTGGTCCGGCACCACGGCCACGAACGTCCGTTTCCCCAACGGGATGTTCACCTGGACCCTCAAGGCCACCGGCACCGGCACCGCCGGCGCGGTCACCGTGGCGTCCGGCGAGGGCTTCCTGTCCCGGGGCGCCCCCGTACGGCACGACTTCACCAGCCCCGACGGCCCGGACGGCCGGGGCGACCTGCTCACGCTCAACTCCTCGGGCGGGCTGACCTTCCAGGCCGGCACCGGCACGGGCAGGTTCGGCGACAAGACCACCGGCACCGGCTGGGCGACGAGCGTCAGGGCCGTGCCCTTCGGCGACCTCGACGGCGACCGCTGCAACGACGTGCTGGTCCGGCTGAGCAGCGGCGCCCTGCGCCTGTACAAGCCGGGCTGCGGCAAGGCGGTCACCCCGAAGACGTCGTACACGACCCTCGCGAGCAGCGGCTGGACCCAGTACGACGTGCTGACCTCGCCCGGTGACGTCACCGGCGACGGGCGTCCCGACCTGATCAGCCGCGCCGCCTCGACCGGCACCGTCTACCTCCACAAGGGCACGGCCGACGGCAAGCTGGCGGCCCGGGTGAAGCTGTACGACAACTGGAAGGGCTACAAGAAGGTCATCGGCGCAGGCGACCTGAACGGCGACGGCATCGGCGACCTGCTCGCCCAGGACAAGGCGAACACCCTCTACCGGTTCGACGGCCGGGGCGACGGCACCTTCGCGGCCCGGGCGAAGGTGTTCGCCGACTGGGGCGCCTCGTACAACGCGGTGGTCGGTGTCGGCGACCTCACCGACGACGGCAGGGCCGACCTGGTCTCGCGGGACAGCGGCGGCAACGTCTACCGCAACAGCGGTGACGGCAAGGGCTCCTTCGGCGCCCGCACGAAGATCGCCACAGGCTGGGGCGGCTACACGTCCCTGTCCTGA
- the metG gene encoding methionine--tRNA ligase: protein MARHLITSALPYINGIKHLGNMVGSMLPADVYSRYLRRRGHDVLYICATDEHGTPAELAAKEQGLAVDVFCAQAHDAQKAVYDGFALAFDYFGRSSSAENRDITQHFARKLNENGFIEERAIRQVYSPADGRFLPDRYVEGTCPHCGYDKARGDQCENCTRVLDPTDLINPRSAISGSTDLEVRETKHLFLLQSKLQHEVEAWVSRHEEDWPQLASSIARKWLTEGLHDRAITRDLDWGVPVPADTWPELAAEGKVFYVWFDAPIEYIGATKEWADQDPENRDWKSWWYDVDTEVRYTEFMAKDNVPFHTVMFPATELGVREPWKKVDYVKAFNWLTYYGGKFSTSQKRGVFTDQALEILPADYWRYFLIANAPESDDSSFTWEHFTATVNKDLADTLGNFVNRVLSFSRKRFGDDVPEGGAPGEAETRLGEEIATLLAEYESHMETLQFRKAAAALRALWSAGNSYLEEKAPWLEIKTDKDGAALTLRTAMNLIHLYAVVSEPFIPATAKVMREAFSLENDTAAWVTADEAKALSSVPSGTPFTVPPVLFAKLTDEDLETYKERFGGTEG from the coding sequence TCCTGTACATCTGCGCGACCGACGAGCACGGCACCCCCGCCGAGCTCGCCGCCAAGGAGCAGGGCCTCGCGGTGGACGTGTTCTGCGCCCAGGCGCACGACGCCCAGAAGGCCGTCTACGACGGCTTCGCGCTCGCCTTCGACTACTTCGGCCGCAGCTCCTCCGCGGAGAACCGGGACATCACCCAGCACTTCGCCCGCAAGCTGAACGAGAACGGCTTCATCGAAGAGCGCGCCATCCGCCAGGTGTACAGCCCCGCCGACGGCCGCTTCCTGCCGGACCGCTACGTCGAGGGCACCTGCCCGCACTGCGGCTACGACAAGGCCCGCGGCGACCAGTGCGAGAACTGCACCCGTGTCCTGGACCCCACGGACCTGATCAACCCCCGCTCGGCGATCTCGGGCTCCACGGACCTGGAGGTCCGCGAGACGAAGCACCTCTTCCTGCTGCAGTCCAAGCTGCAGCACGAGGTCGAGGCGTGGGTCTCCCGGCACGAGGAGGACTGGCCGCAGCTCGCCTCGTCCATCGCCCGCAAGTGGCTGACCGAGGGCCTGCACGACCGCGCCATCACCCGTGACCTCGACTGGGGCGTCCCGGTCCCGGCGGACACCTGGCCGGAACTGGCCGCCGAGGGCAAGGTCTTCTACGTCTGGTTCGACGCCCCGATCGAGTACATCGGCGCGACCAAGGAGTGGGCGGACCAGGACCCGGAGAACCGCGACTGGAAGTCGTGGTGGTACGACGTGGACACCGAGGTCCGCTACACCGAGTTCATGGCCAAGGACAACGTCCCCTTCCACACCGTGATGTTCCCGGCCACCGAGCTGGGCGTGCGCGAGCCGTGGAAGAAGGTCGACTACGTCAAGGCGTTCAACTGGCTGACGTACTACGGCGGCAAGTTCTCCACCTCGCAGAAGCGGGGCGTCTTCACCGACCAGGCCCTGGAGATCCTGCCCGCCGACTACTGGCGCTACTTCCTGATCGCCAACGCCCCCGAGTCGGACGACTCGTCCTTCACGTGGGAGCACTTCACGGCCACGGTCAACAAGGACCTCGCCGACACCCTCGGCAACTTCGTCAACCGTGTCCTGTCCTTCTCCCGCAAGCGCTTCGGCGACGACGTCCCCGAGGGCGGCGCGCCGGGCGAGGCGGAGACCCGCCTCGGCGAGGAGATCGCGACGCTCCTGGCGGAGTACGAGTCGCACATGGAGACCCTCCAGTTCCGCAAGGCCGCCGCGGCCCTGCGCGCCCTGTGGTCGGCCGGCAACTCCTACCTGGAGGAGAAGGCCCCCTGGCTGGAGATCAAGACCGACAAGGACGGCGCCGCGCTCACCCTGCGCACGGCGATGAACCTGATCCACCTGTACGCGGTGGTCTCCGAGCCGTTCATCCCGGCGACGGCGAAGGTCATGCGGGAGGCGTTCTCCCTGGAGAACGACACCGCGGCCTGGGTCACCGCGGACGAGGCGAAGGCCCTCTCCTCGGTCCCGTCCGGTACCCCCTTCACCGTCCCCCCGGTCCTCTTCGCGAAGCTCACCGACGAGGACCTGGAGACGTACAAGGAGCGCTTCGGCGGCACGGAGGGCTGA